A window of the Chrysemys picta bellii isolate R12L10 unplaced genomic scaffold, ASM1138683v2 scaf9, whole genome shotgun sequence genome harbors these coding sequences:
- the LOC135977664 gene encoding fibrinogen-like protein 1-like protein isoform X1 — MNTMMADRKHGAGLQCGFSLFWFDTHTHTPCLPHPASPHKKLPFCTCHGPAAAIIKLGTSGASHVSLCWFQSSSLLLLSALSMMVLLCVAPVQGNGTLAHKKVERGFPKDCSNIPRDSPSGVQVIQPAGSPPRVVWCDMDTEGKGWTVVQRNSYNTEITWKESWSTYKYGFGNVQQDYWLGNEYLSLLTRQNIYKVRFVVEDKSNNTRYAEYDIFSVEDEPSGYPLRLGRYSGDGEDYLTTYHSGLGGIHDNMKFSTSDKDQDQTSGNCASSYGGWWYDKCQNVLLNRKGYIYWAGFCKSGECKSSLILVKPTDVCWVRQEEPILLGSSAAEKGRQY; from the exons atgaatacaatgatggctgacagaaagcacggtgccggactccagtgcggctttagcctgttctggtttgacacacacacacacacaccctgcctgccccaccccgcctcaccccacaaaaagctgccattttgcaccTGTCACgggccggcagcagctataatcaaacttgggacctctggagcttcacacgtgagcctctgct ggttccagtccagctctctcctgcttctgtctgcgctgtccatgatggtgctcctttgcgtagcccccgtgcagggcaacgggaccctggcccacaagaaggtcgagaggg ggttccccaaagactgcagcaacattcccagggacagccccagcggggtccagGTCATCCAGccagcaggctctccccctcgagtggtgtggtgtgacatggacaccgaaggcaagggctggaccgttgtccagagaaattcttacaacacagagatcacctggaaggagtcctggagcacctacaagtacggctttgggaacgtgcagcaggattactggctgggcaatgagtacctgtccctgctcacgcggcagaacatctacaaggtccgctttgtcgtggaggacaaatccaacaacacccgctacgcagagtacgacatcttcagtgtcgaggatgagcccagcgggtaccctctgaggctgggcaggtactctggggacggcgaggactatctcaccacctaccactccggcctggggggcatacacgacaacatgaagttcagcacaagtgacaaggatcaggaccagaccagtgggaactgcgcaagtagctatggaggctggtggtacgacaagtgtcagaacgtcctgctcaataggaaaggctacatctactgggcagggttctgtaagagtggggagtgcaagtcttccctcatcctggttaagccaacagacgtgtgctgggtccggcaggaggagcccatcctccttgggagcagcgccgctgagaaggggagacaatattag
- the LOC135977664 gene encoding fibrinogen-like protein 1-like protein isoform X5 → MMVLLCVAPVQGNGTLAHKKVERGFPKDCSNIPRDSPSGVQVIQPAGSPPRVVWCDMDTEGKGWTVVQRNSYNTEITWKESWSTYKYGFGNVQQDYWLGNEYLSLLTRQNIYKVRFVVEDKSNNTRYAEYDIFSVEDEPSGYPLRLGRYSGDGEDYLTTYHSGLGGIHDNMKFSTSDKDQDQTSGNCASSYGGWWYDKCQNVLLNRKGYIYWAGFCKSGECKSSLILVKPTDVCWVRQEEPILLGSSAAEKGRQY, encoded by the exons atgatggtgctcctttgcgtagcccccgtgcagggcaacgggaccctggcccacaagaaggtcgagaggg ggttccccaaagactgcagcaacattcccagggacagccccagcggggtccagGTCATCCAGccagcaggctctccccctcgagtggtgtggtgtgacatggacaccgaaggcaagggctggaccgttgtccagagaaattcttacaacacagagatcacctggaaggagtcctggagcacctacaagtacggctttgggaacgtgcagcaggattactggctgggcaatgagtacctgtccctgctcacgcggcagaacatctacaaggtccgctttgtcgtggaggacaaatccaacaacacccgctacgcagagtacgacatcttcagtgtcgaggatgagcccagcgggtaccctctgaggctgggcaggtactctggggacggcgaggactatctcaccacctaccactccggcctggggggcatacacgacaacatgaagttcagcacaagtgacaaggatcaggaccagaccagtgggaactgcgcaagtagctatggaggctggtggtacgacaagtgtcagaacgtcctgctcaataggaaaggctacatctactgggcagggttctgtaagagtggggagtgcaagtcttccctcatcctggttaagccaacagacgtgtgctgggtccggcaggaggagcccatcctccttgggagcagcgccgctgagaaggggagacaatattag
- the LOC135977664 gene encoding fibrinogen-like protein 1-like protein isoform X2: MPGVGHTAALCPGPLSPGTHLRGAEPCRRLPSCCLCVGFQSSSLLLLSALSMMVLLCVAPVQGNGTLAHKKVERGFPKDCSNIPRDSPSGVQVIQPAGSPPRVVWCDMDTEGKGWTVVQRNSYNTEITWKESWSTYKYGFGNVQQDYWLGNEYLSLLTRQNIYKVRFVVEDKSNNTRYAEYDIFSVEDEPSGYPLRLGRYSGDGEDYLTTYHSGLGGIHDNMKFSTSDKDQDQTSGNCASSYGGWWYDKCQNVLLNRKGYIYWAGFCKSGECKSSLILVKPTDVCWVRQEEPILLGSSAAEKGRQY, encoded by the exons atgcctggcgtggggcacacagcagctctgtgccctgggcccctctcacctggcactcatctgaggggggcagagccctgccggaggctgcccagctgctgtctctgtgtgg ggttccagtccagctctctcctgcttctgtctgcgctgtccatgatggtgctcctttgcgtagcccccgtgcagggcaacgggaccctggcccacaagaaggtcgagaggg ggttccccaaagactgcagcaacattcccagggacagccccagcggggtccagGTCATCCAGccagcaggctctccccctcgagtggtgtggtgtgacatggacaccgaaggcaagggctggaccgttgtccagagaaattcttacaacacagagatcacctggaaggagtcctggagcacctacaagtacggctttgggaacgtgcagcaggattactggctgggcaatgagtacctgtccctgctcacgcggcagaacatctacaaggtccgctttgtcgtggaggacaaatccaacaacacccgctacgcagagtacgacatcttcagtgtcgaggatgagcccagcgggtaccctctgaggctgggcaggtactctggggacggcgaggactatctcaccacctaccactccggcctggggggcatacacgacaacatgaagttcagcacaagtgacaaggatcaggaccagaccagtgggaactgcgcaagtagctatggaggctggtggtacgacaagtgtcagaacgtcctgctcaataggaaaggctacatctactgggcagggttctgtaagagtggggagtgcaagtcttccctcatcctggttaagccaacagacgtgtgctgggtccggcaggaggagcccatcctccttgggagcagcgccgctgagaaggggagacaatattag
- the LOC135977664 gene encoding fibrinogen-like protein 1-like protein isoform X3, whose translation MMSGQSVSIATVCFGFQSSSLLLLSALSMMVLLCVAPVQGNGTLAHKKVERGFPKDCSNIPRDSPSGVQVIQPAGSPPRVVWCDMDTEGKGWTVVQRNSYNTEITWKESWSTYKYGFGNVQQDYWLGNEYLSLLTRQNIYKVRFVVEDKSNNTRYAEYDIFSVEDEPSGYPLRLGRYSGDGEDYLTTYHSGLGGIHDNMKFSTSDKDQDQTSGNCASSYGGWWYDKCQNVLLNRKGYIYWAGFCKSGECKSSLILVKPTDVCWVRQEEPILLGSSAAEKGRQY comes from the exons atgatgtctgggcaaagtgtttccattgcaacagtgtgtttcg ggttccagtccagctctctcctgcttctgtctgcgctgtccatgatggtgctcctttgcgtagcccccgtgcagggcaacgggaccctggcccacaagaaggtcgagaggg ggttccccaaagactgcagcaacattcccagggacagccccagcggggtccagGTCATCCAGccagcaggctctccccctcgagtggtgtggtgtgacatggacaccgaaggcaagggctggaccgttgtccagagaaattcttacaacacagagatcacctggaaggagtcctggagcacctacaagtacggctttgggaacgtgcagcaggattactggctgggcaatgagtacctgtccctgctcacgcggcagaacatctacaaggtccgctttgtcgtggaggacaaatccaacaacacccgctacgcagagtacgacatcttcagtgtcgaggatgagcccagcgggtaccctctgaggctgggcaggtactctggggacggcgaggactatctcaccacctaccactccggcctggggggcatacacgacaacatgaagttcagcacaagtgacaaggatcaggaccagaccagtgggaactgcgcaagtagctatggaggctggtggtacgacaagtgtcagaacgtcctgctcaataggaaaggctacatctactgggcagggttctgtaagagtggggagtgcaagtcttccctcatcctggttaagccaacagacgtgtgctgggtccggcaggaggagcccatcctccttgggagcagcgccgctgagaaggggagacaatattag
- the LOC135977664 gene encoding fibrinogen-like protein 1-like protein isoform X4, which produces MGFQSSSLLLLSALSMMVLLCVAPVQGNGTLAHKKVERGFPKDCSNIPRDSPSGVQVIQPAGSPPRVVWCDMDTEGKGWTVVQRNSYNTEITWKESWSTYKYGFGNVQQDYWLGNEYLSLLTRQNIYKVRFVVEDKSNNTRYAEYDIFSVEDEPSGYPLRLGRYSGDGEDYLTTYHSGLGGIHDNMKFSTSDKDQDQTSGNCASSYGGWWYDKCQNVLLNRKGYIYWAGFCKSGECKSSLILVKPTDVCWVRQEEPILLGSSAAEKGRQY; this is translated from the exons atgg ggttccagtccagctctctcctgcttctgtctgcgctgtccatgatggtgctcctttgcgtagcccccgtgcagggcaacgggaccctggcccacaagaaggtcgagaggg ggttccccaaagactgcagcaacattcccagggacagccccagcggggtccagGTCATCCAGccagcaggctctccccctcgagtggtgtggtgtgacatggacaccgaaggcaagggctggaccgttgtccagagaaattcttacaacacagagatcacctggaaggagtcctggagcacctacaagtacggctttgggaacgtgcagcaggattactggctgggcaatgagtacctgtccctgctcacgcggcagaacatctacaaggtccgctttgtcgtggaggacaaatccaacaacacccgctacgcagagtacgacatcttcagtgtcgaggatgagcccagcgggtaccctctgaggctgggcaggtactctggggacggcgaggactatctcaccacctaccactccggcctggggggcatacacgacaacatgaagttcagcacaagtgacaaggatcaggaccagaccagtgggaactgcgcaagtagctatggaggctggtggtacgacaagtgtcagaacgtcctgctcaataggaaaggctacatctactgggcagggttctgtaagagtggggagtgcaagtcttccctcatcctggttaagccaacagacgtgtgctgggtccggcaggaggagcccatcctccttgggagcagcgccgctgagaaggggagacaatattag